A region from the Benincasa hispida cultivar B227 chromosome 12, ASM972705v1, whole genome shotgun sequence genome encodes:
- the LOC120068400 gene encoding UDP-glycosyltransferase 75C1-like encodes MFSKEWFRRMMRNHHHFLIVCFPSQGYINPSLQLANQLTTLNIEVTFATTIAAGRRMNIVQQIPSPSTLSFATFSDGFDNDENLKTNYDFDHYVSELKRCGSQSLIDLITSSSHGHRRRPFTFVIYSLLLNWAADIATSFNIPSALFSAQPATVLALYYYYFHGFGDEIINKLQINNPSLSIELPGLPLFKIHDMPSFFSPSGPHAFIIPPMREQMEFLGQRKKPTTVLVNTFDALENEALRAINELKMVAIGPLISEFHGDLFQVSNEDNYIEWLNSKENSSVVYLSFGSICVLCKEQEEEILYGLEESGYPFLWVMRSKKDEEDEKKWKELVEGKGRIVSWCRQIEVLKHPSLGCFITHCGWNSTLESLSFGVPMVGFPQQIDQPTNAKLVEDVWKMGVRVKANSQGIVEREEIRRCLDLVMKRKDGEREEIEKNVKKWKEMAWEAINEGGSSILNLVNFVDEIDVGDA; translated from the coding sequence ATGTTCTCAAAAGAGTGGTTTAGAAGAATGATGAGAAACCACCATCATTTTCTTATTGTATGTTTCCCTTCTCAAGGATACATTAATCCTTCCCTTCAACTTGCCAACCAACTCACAACCCTAAATATTGAAGTCACCTTTGCCACCACCATCGCCGCCGGCCGCCGTATGAACATAGTCCAACAAATCCCTTCACCATCAACCTTATCTTTCGCCACCTTCTCCGACGGTTTCGACAACGATGAAAATCTCAAAACCAACTACGACTTCGACCACTACGTCTCCGAGCTCAAACGCTGCGGCTCTCAATCGCTAATCGATCTCATCACTTCATCCAGCCACGGCCATCGCCGTCGTCCATTCACTTTTGTAATCTACAGCCTCCTTCTAAATTGGGCAGCTGatattgctacttcttttaatATCCCTTCAGCTCTTTTCTCTGCTCAGCCTGCCACTGTTTTAGCtttgtattattattactttcatGGCTTCGGGGATGAAATTATCAACAAGCTCCAAATTAACAACCCCTCTTTGTCCATAGAATTACCAGGTTTGCCATTGTTTAAAATTCATGACATGccttcttttttctctccttcTGGCCCACATGCATTTATTATTCCTCCAATGAGAGAACAAATGGAATTTCTTGGTCAACGAAAAAAGCCAACAACAGTTTTAGTCAACACATTTGATGCTTTGGAAAATGAAGCCTTGAGAGCAATTAATGAGTTGAAAATGGTAGCAATTGGACCTTTGATTAGTGAATTTCATGGGGATTTATTTCAAGTGTCAAATGAAGATAATTATATTGAATGGTTGAATTCAAAGGAAAATTCTTCAgttgtttatttatcttttgggtcaatttgtgTGTTGTGTAAAGAACAAGAGGAAGAGATTTTGTATGGTTTAGAAGAAAGTGGGTATCCATTTTTGTGGGTAATGAGATCCAaaaaggatgaagaagatgagaagaaATGGAAGGAATTAGTGGAAGGGAAAGGAAGAATTGTGAGTTGGTGTAGACAAATTGAAGTATTGAAACATCCTTCATTGGGTTGTTTTATTACACATTGTGGTTGGAATTCAACATTAGAAAGCTTGAGTTTTGGGGTGCCAATGGTGGGTTTTCCACAACAAATAGATCAACCTACTAATGCAAAGCTTGTAGAAGATGTGTGGAAGATGGGAGTGAGAGTGAAGGCTAATTCACAAGGAATTGTGGAGAGGGAAGAAATTAGGAGATGTTTGGATTTGGTAATGAAGAGGAAAGATGGAGAAAGGGAAGAGATTGAGAAGAATGTTAAAAAGTGGAAAGAAATGGCTTGGGAGGCTATCAATGAAGGTGGATCCTCAATTTTGAATCTTGTGAACTTTGTTGATGAGATTGATGTGGGTGATGCCTGA